In a genomic window of Allomeiothermus silvanus DSM 9946:
- a CDS encoding DNA-directed RNA polymerase subunit beta': protein MKREVRKVRIALAAPEKIRQWSYGEVEKPETINYRTLRPERDGLFDERIFGPIKDYECSCGKYKRQRFEGKVCERCGVEVTKSIVRRYRMGHVELATPVAHIWYVKDVPSKIGTLLDLSAQELEQVLYFAKYITIDPKGAMLAGQPVAKRQLLTDEEYRELRFGKQETYSIPLGVDALIKDGEEVKRGQELAPGVQSKMDGLAFFRFPRRIRVEYIQRERAHLSLPREAWIEQKSYRAGEPLAELSEKHQIKSEDSGAVQIVEFEEGALLKIVDPDTGTVSVVYFLPVGFKAKVGEGELVSKGEVIAEGKGLIRMPRTVRVSEVEASGKKEVELSLTLEWSEAKDYPLQPHMHVLVSEGMKVRKGEKLVGAIEPEEEVYAEADGIVHLHEPASIVVMKAKLYPFEDDVEVTNGDRVSPGDSLADGGKVKSEIYGRVEVDLVRMAVRVIESYDIDARMGAEAIQALLKDLDLAVLEAELEAEMKHPSRAKRAKARKRLEVTRAFRDSGNRPEWMVLEAVPVLPPDLRPMVQVDGGRFATSDLNDLYRRLINRNNRLKKLLAQGAPEMIIRNEKRMLQEAVDALLDNGRRGTPVTNPGSDRALRSLTDILSGKQGRFRQNLLGKRVDYSGRSVIVVGPQLKLHQCGLPKRMALELFKPFLLKRMEEKGIANNIKSARKMLERQRDIKDEVWDALEEVIHGKVVLLNRAPTLHRLGIQAFQPVLVEGQSIQLHPLVCEAFNADFDGDQMAVHVPLSSYAQAEARIQMLSSHNLLSPASGDPVAKPARDVILGLYYITQLRREKKGAGREFKTLEEADAAYARGEIALNAPIKIAGKETSLGRMKFVFASVDEALLAVQNGIVDHQDVVTVRMGDKLLQTSPGRMLFLRIVAEAVEDPEAAQQLVNLEVAQEKNSLSDLVYRSFLLLGIEKTAKLLDALKYYGFVLSTQSGITIGIDDAVIPPEKRQYLEEADAKLAQIEAAFEMGFMTQEERVAQIVQLWSETTERVTQAVFKNFEENFPFNPLYVMSQSKARGNPQQIRQISGMRGLMAKPSGETIEVPVRASFREGLTVLEYFISTHGARKGGADTALRTADSGYLTRKLHDVAHEVIVREADCGTTDYITIPLLQFDEAFRNKRLRKRSDIESGLYGRTVARDFEVNGKTFKEGTQLSLDDVGHIVKAAEANLIEEVAVRSPLVCRTRFGVCQQCYGWDLSMVKLVNIGETVGVVAAESIGEPGTQLTMRTFHTGGVATGTDITQGLPRVIELFEARRPKVKAIIAEIDGTVRIEESEDKVSIFVISEGFQKEYKVPKEARITVKDGDVVEAGQPLTRGAIDPHQLLEAKGPEAVERYLVDEIQRVYRAQGVKLHDKHIEVIVRQMLKYVEIGDPGDSRFLEGQILEKWDVEAANEKLSREGKMPASWKPVLMGVTKSALSTKSWLSAASFQHTTHVLTEAAIAGKKDELIGLKENVILGKLIPAGTGSDHVRDTQVVDERTLRKIEEARKEADQAPAVHRDQRRIPLTRQQTGRDV from the coding sequence ATGAAACGAGAAGTCAGAAAAGTACGCATCGCCCTGGCTGCACCGGAGAAGATTCGCCAGTGGAGCTACGGCGAGGTTGAAAAGCCCGAGACCATCAACTACCGCACCCTGCGCCCGGAGCGCGACGGCCTCTTTGACGAGCGCATTTTCGGTCCCATCAAGGACTACGAGTGCTCTTGCGGTAAGTACAAGCGCCAGCGCTTCGAGGGCAAAGTCTGTGAGCGCTGTGGGGTGGAGGTCACCAAATCCATCGTGCGCCGCTACCGCATGGGCCACGTCGAGCTGGCTACCCCGGTAGCGCACATCTGGTATGTCAAGGACGTGCCCTCCAAGATTGGCACCCTCCTGGATCTCAGCGCCCAGGAACTCGAGCAGGTCCTCTACTTCGCCAAGTACATCACCATCGATCCCAAAGGGGCCATGCTGGCCGGGCAGCCGGTTGCGAAGCGCCAACTCCTCACCGACGAAGAGTACCGCGAACTGCGCTTTGGCAAGCAGGAGACCTACTCCATCCCGCTGGGCGTAGACGCCCTCATCAAGGACGGGGAGGAGGTCAAGCGCGGGCAGGAGCTAGCTCCTGGGGTTCAGAGCAAGATGGACGGGTTGGCCTTCTTCCGCTTCCCCCGGCGCATCCGGGTGGAATACATTCAGCGCGAGCGGGCCCACCTGAGCTTGCCCCGCGAGGCCTGGATCGAGCAGAAAAGCTACCGCGCTGGCGAACCGCTGGCTGAGCTATCCGAAAAACACCAGATCAAGAGCGAGGACTCCGGTGCGGTGCAGATCGTCGAGTTTGAAGAGGGTGCTCTTCTCAAGATCGTAGACCCCGACACCGGCACGGTCTCGGTGGTGTACTTCCTGCCGGTGGGCTTCAAGGCTAAGGTGGGGGAGGGCGAACTGGTTTCCAAGGGAGAGGTCATCGCCGAGGGTAAGGGCCTGATCCGCATGCCCAGGACGGTGCGGGTCTCCGAGGTTGAGGCCTCCGGTAAGAAGGAAGTCGAGCTTTCCCTGACCCTCGAGTGGAGCGAGGCCAAGGACTATCCCCTCCAGCCCCACATGCACGTGCTGGTTTCGGAAGGGATGAAAGTCCGTAAGGGCGAGAAGCTGGTAGGGGCCATCGAACCCGAGGAAGAGGTCTACGCCGAGGCGGACGGCATCGTACACCTGCACGAGCCCGCCTCCATCGTAGTCATGAAGGCCAAGCTCTACCCCTTCGAGGATGATGTGGAGGTGACCAACGGCGATCGGGTTTCCCCCGGGGACAGCCTGGCGGATGGTGGGAAAGTCAAAAGCGAGATCTACGGTCGGGTCGAGGTAGACCTGGTGCGCATGGCTGTGCGGGTCATCGAGAGCTACGATATCGACGCCCGCATGGGGGCAGAGGCCATTCAAGCATTGCTGAAGGATTTGGACCTGGCGGTGCTCGAGGCCGAACTCGAGGCGGAGATGAAGCACCCTAGCCGGGCCAAGCGGGCCAAGGCGAGGAAGCGCCTGGAGGTCACCCGTGCTTTCCGTGACTCGGGCAACCGCCCGGAGTGGATGGTGCTCGAGGCGGTGCCGGTGTTGCCTCCGGATCTGCGCCCCATGGTGCAAGTAGACGGCGGCCGTTTCGCGACGAGTGACCTCAACGATCTCTACCGCCGCCTCATCAACCGTAACAACCGCCTTAAAAAGCTCCTGGCCCAGGGGGCCCCGGAGATGATCATCCGCAACGAAAAGCGGATGCTCCAGGAAGCCGTAGACGCCCTTTTGGACAACGGGCGGCGCGGCACTCCGGTCACTAACCCTGGCTCTGACCGCGCCTTGCGCTCGCTGACCGATATCCTCTCCGGCAAGCAGGGCCGTTTCCGCCAGAACCTATTGGGCAAGCGGGTAGACTACTCGGGCCGTAGCGTGATCGTAGTAGGGCCGCAGCTCAAGCTGCACCAGTGCGGTCTGCCCAAGCGGATGGCCCTCGAGCTGTTCAAACCCTTCTTGCTCAAACGGATGGAGGAGAAGGGCATTGCCAACAACATCAAGTCGGCCCGCAAGATGCTCGAGCGCCAGCGCGACATCAAAGACGAGGTCTGGGACGCTTTGGAGGAGGTCATCCACGGCAAGGTGGTGCTCTTGAACCGTGCTCCCACCCTGCACCGCCTGGGCATCCAGGCCTTCCAGCCGGTGCTGGTAGAGGGGCAGAGCATCCAGCTCCATCCCCTGGTCTGCGAGGCCTTCAACGCTGACTTCGACGGCGACCAGATGGCCGTGCACGTGCCGCTATCGAGCTATGCCCAAGCCGAGGCCCGCATCCAGATGCTCTCGTCCCACAACTTGCTCAGCCCAGCCTCCGGTGACCCGGTGGCCAAGCCCGCCCGTGACGTGATTCTGGGCCTGTACTACATCACCCAGCTTCGACGTGAGAAGAAGGGAGCGGGAAGAGAGTTCAAGACCCTCGAGGAAGCCGACGCCGCCTATGCACGGGGGGAGATTGCCCTCAACGCCCCCATTAAGATCGCCGGAAAAGAGACCAGTCTGGGCCGCATGAAGTTTGTCTTCGCTTCGGTAGACGAGGCCTTGCTGGCGGTGCAGAACGGCATCGTAGACCACCAGGATGTGGTGACGGTGCGGATGGGTGACAAGCTGCTGCAGACCAGCCCCGGGCGGATGCTCTTCCTGCGCATCGTGGCCGAGGCCGTGGAAGATCCCGAAGCGGCCCAGCAACTCGTCAACCTCGAGGTGGCCCAGGAGAAGAACTCGCTCTCGGATTTGGTGTACCGCAGCTTCTTGCTCTTGGGCATAGAGAAGACTGCCAAGCTCCTGGACGCCCTGAAGTATTACGGCTTCGTGCTCTCCACCCAGTCGGGTATCACCATCGGCATCGACGACGCAGTGATCCCGCCGGAGAAGCGCCAGTACCTCGAGGAAGCCGACGCCAAGTTGGCCCAGATCGAGGCGGCCTTCGAGATGGGCTTCATGACCCAAGAAGAGCGGGTCGCCCAGATTGTGCAGCTTTGGTCGGAGACCACCGAGCGGGTCACCCAGGCGGTGTTCAAGAACTTCGAGGAGAACTTCCCCTTCAACCCGCTGTACGTGATGAGCCAGTCCAAGGCCCGCGGTAACCCCCAGCAGATCCGCCAGATCTCGGGGATGCGCGGCCTGATGGCCAAGCCCTCCGGCGAGACCATCGAGGTTCCGGTGCGGGCCAGCTTCCGCGAAGGTCTTACGGTGCTCGAGTACTTCATCTCCACCCACGGGGCGCGTAAGGGTGGGGCCGATACCGCTTTGCGCACCGCCGACTCCGGCTACCTCACCCGCAAGCTGCACGACGTGGCTCACGAGGTCATCGTGCGCGAGGCCGACTGCGGCACCACCGATTACATCACCATTCCCCTGCTGCAGTTTGACGAGGCTTTCCGCAACAAGCGCTTGCGTAAGCGCTCCGATATCGAATCGGGGCTTTATGGCCGTACTGTGGCCCGCGACTTCGAGGTGAACGGCAAGACCTTCAAGGAAGGTACCCAACTCTCCCTCGACGATGTAGGCCATATCGTCAAAGCTGCCGAGGCCAACCTCATCGAGGAAGTGGCGGTGCGCTCGCCCTTGGTGTGCCGCACCCGCTTCGGGGTCTGCCAGCAATGCTATGGTTGGGACCTCTCCATGGTCAAGCTGGTCAATATCGGTGAGACGGTAGGCGTGGTAGCCGCCGAGTCCATCGGCGAGCCGGGTACCCAGCTCACCATGCGTACCTTCCACACCGGTGGCGTGGCTACCGGCACCGACATCACCCAAGGTCTGCCCCGCGTCATCGAGCTCTTCGAGGCCCGGCGCCCCAAGGTCAAGGCCATCATCGCCGAGATCGATGGTACGGTGCGGATTGAGGAGAGCGAGGACAAGGTGAGCATCTTCGTGATCTCCGAGGGCTTCCAGAAGGAGTACAAGGTTCCCAAGGAGGCCCGTATCACGGTCAAGGATGGGGATGTGGTGGAAGCCGGTCAGCCCCTCACCCGCGGGGCGATAGACCCCCACCAACTCCTCGAGGCTAAAGGCCCTGAGGCCGTCGAGCGCTACTTGGTAGACGAGATCCAGCGGGTCTACCGCGCCCAGGGCGTAAAGCTCCACGACAAGCACATCGAAGTCATCGTGCGGCAGATGCTCAAGTACGTGGAAATCGGTGACCCCGGCGATAGCCGTTTCCTGGAAGGGCAGATCCTGGAGAAGTGGGATGTCGAGGCGGCTAACGAAAAGCTCTCTCGAGAGGGTAAGATGCCTGCTTCCTGGAAGCCGGTGCTGATGGGGGTTACCAAGTCCGCCCTCTCCACCAAGAGCTGGCTCAGCGCGGCTTCTTTCCAGCACACTACCCACGTGCTTACCGAAGCCGCCATCGCTGGGAAGAAAGACGAGCTCATCGGCCTTAAGGAGAACGTCATCCTAGGCAAGCTGATCCCCGCCGGGACCGGCTCCGACCATGTACGCGACACCCAGGTGGTGGATGAGCGTACCCTACGCAAGATCGAGGAGGCCCGCAAGGAGGCTGACCAGGCCCCGGCAGTTCACCGCGATCAACGCCGTATCCCACTCACCCGCCAGCAGACCGGGAGGGACGTATAG
- a CDS encoding class II aldolase/adducin family protein, translating into MQARLFLTFQQVGADLFAARMASATSGNYSVRTPDGLLITRSGAQKAHLTAEDLVQLPLEPDPEKDQGASVERIIHRAIYRQTDAQAVVHAHPRFAIVLSYHLERIVPIDLEGRSYLPEVPVVSPPTASATEEAAQAVADALKTHPACVVRGHGAFVKATQETPERSLLKAYSLMTSLEEACEILYYYHLWNRGRG; encoded by the coding sequence ATGCAAGCCAGACTTTTCCTCACCTTTCAGCAAGTCGGGGCTGACCTCTTCGCGGCCCGGATGGCCTCGGCCACTTCGGGCAACTACTCGGTGCGCACCCCGGATGGCCTTCTGATCACCCGCAGCGGGGCGCAAAAGGCCCACCTCACCGCCGAGGATCTGGTGCAACTCCCCCTCGAGCCCGACCCGGAGAAAGACCAGGGGGCCTCGGTGGAGAGGATCATCCACCGGGCCATTTACCGCCAGACCGATGCCCAGGCAGTGGTACACGCCCACCCGCGCTTTGCTATCGTGCTTTCTTACCACCTTGAGCGGATCGTGCCGATTGACCTCGAGGGCCGCTCGTATCTCCCCGAGGTACCGGTGGTGTCCCCCCCCACCGCTTCGGCTACCGAGGAAGCTGCCCAAGCCGTGGCCGATGCCCTCAAAACCCACCCGGCTTGCGTAGTGCGGGGTCACGGGGCCTTCGTCAAAGCCACCCAGGAGACTCCAGAGCGGTCCTTGCTCAAGGCGTACTCGCTGATGACCAGCCTAGAGGAGGCTTGCGAGATTCTCTACTACTACCACCTGTGGAACCGGGGTAGAGGATGA
- a CDS encoding alpha/beta fold hydrolase gives MREEIGYIQVGDVELYLEDVGPEDAPAIAFVHGGPGGSSYTFREGVGEDLEDYRVLYFDQRGSGRSPALPPEPQLFTIDALALDLEALRRKLGIAEWTLLSHGFGAVAALEYTRKYPQHVDGLILVAPWVNYPELARRLFQMALALRGLPDAEAPADPMLALREAFREVEPKAVFDALMFPSEHSRLEYEWLAEGSGILGNEGPGQMFVYNGLWNLDYTAYLLDSPMAPAVIVGAKDGTSYPEQAEWVADLTGGSLEVLEGAGHYPWMDEPEAFREALYRALDSWEP, from the coding sequence ATGCGTGAAGAAATCGGCTACATCCAAGTCGGCGATGTCGAACTTTACCTTGAGGACGTCGGGCCAGAGGACGCGCCGGCGATTGCCTTCGTCCATGGCGGTCCGGGCGGCTCCTCCTACACCTTCCGCGAGGGTGTAGGCGAGGACTTGGAGGACTACCGGGTGCTGTACTTCGACCAGCGCGGCTCGGGTCGCAGCCCCGCACTGCCGCCCGAGCCCCAGCTTTTCACTATTGACGCCTTGGCCCTAGACCTCGAGGCCCTGCGTCGCAAGCTGGGTATTGCCGAGTGGACCTTGTTGTCGCACGGTTTCGGCGCGGTCGCGGCACTCGAGTACACCCGCAAATACCCCCAGCACGTAGACGGCCTGATCCTGGTGGCTCCCTGGGTCAACTACCCGGAACTGGCCCGCCGCTTGTTCCAGATGGCGCTGGCCCTGCGCGGCCTGCCGGACGCGGAGGCCCCCGCAGACCCCATGCTGGCCCTGCGGGAGGCTTTTCGCGAGGTCGAGCCCAAGGCGGTCTTTGACGCTTTGATGTTTCCTAGTGAACATTCCCGGCTCGAGTACGAGTGGTTGGCGGAAGGGTCGGGCATCCTGGGCAATGAGGGCCCGGGGCAGATGTTCGTCTACAATGGCTTGTGGAACCTGGACTACACCGCTTATCTGCTCGATTCGCCCATGGCCCCGGCGGTGATCGTGGGGGCCAAGGACGGCACCAGTTACCCCGAGCAAGCCGAATGGGTCGCCGACCTAACCGGGGGGAGCCTGGAGGTGCTCGAGGGGGCGGGGCACTACCCCTGGATGGACGAGCCTGAGGCTTTCCGCGAAGCACTTTATCGGGCATTGGACAGCTGGGAACCCTGA
- a CDS encoding TenA family transcriptional activator, whose amino-acid sequence MERLSDLRYRHARAWVGLAQQPFLMALRDGMVSLRAIRRWLAQDYMFLEGLMGFQADLLYRAPQSHRPILTLAVISTVRELDWLNMQDLDLAVRPHPAVTHYLSYLQELEAQPYSLAIVMHWVLYRVFFDTWFSAKPQDGPLAEFSELWSTPELQALQRDLSGLAVEMMAQADPAELDRLIERALELERQSWKMAWEFVQKARPTLI is encoded by the coding sequence GTGGAGCGTCTTTCCGATCTGCGTTATCGCCACGCTCGAGCCTGGGTGGGCTTAGCCCAGCAGCCTTTCTTGATGGCCCTGCGCGACGGTATGGTGAGCTTGCGGGCCATCCGCCGCTGGCTTGCCCAGGATTATATGTTCCTCGAGGGCCTGATGGGCTTTCAGGCGGACCTGCTCTACCGCGCTCCCCAGTCCCACCGCCCAATCTTGACTTTAGCGGTGATCTCCACCGTCCGGGAGCTGGATTGGCTGAACATGCAAGACCTAGACTTGGCAGTCCGGCCCCACCCCGCGGTGACCCATTACCTGAGCTACCTACAAGAACTCGAGGCCCAGCCCTATTCGCTGGCGATAGTGATGCACTGGGTACTTTACCGCGTGTTTTTCGACACCTGGTTCTCAGCGAAGCCCCAGGATGGCCCACTGGCCGAGTTTAGCGAACTCTGGAGTACCCCCGAGCTACAAGCCCTTCAGCGCGACCTGTCGGGGTTGGCGGTAGAGATGATGGCTCAGGCCGATCCAGCAGAACTGGACCGCCTGATCGAACGGGCGCTCGAGCTCGAGCGCCAGAGCTGGAAGATGGCCTGGGAGTTCGTTCAGAAGGCCCGGCCTACCTTGATCTGA
- the rpsF gene encoding 30S ribosomal protein S6, producing the protein MPQYDLNVILSPNLDPAQIALEKDQIQAALERYKASVKHLDEWGSRRLAYPIEKDREGYFLMYTVEMEKEAANPLEKELLLRDNVRRVMIVRERQEAKVSKRSQAQRV; encoded by the coding sequence ATGCCCCAGTACGACCTTAACGTGATCCTGAGCCCCAACCTTGACCCCGCCCAAATAGCCTTGGAGAAGGACCAGATTCAAGCGGCCCTCGAGCGCTATAAGGCGAGCGTCAAGCATCTTGATGAGTGGGGAAGCCGGCGCCTGGCCTATCCCATCGAGAAAGACCGTGAAGGCTACTTCTTGATGTATACCGTGGAGATGGAAAAGGAAGCGGCCAACCCGCTCGAGAAAGAACTCCTGCTTCGCGATAACGTGCGCCGGGTGATGATCGTGCGCGAACGCCAAGAGGCTAAGGTAAGCAAGAGATCCCAGGCGCAAAGAGTCTAG
- a CDS encoding single-stranded DNA-binding protein: MAKGLNRVYLVGTLTQDPEMRYTPGGLAVLELNLGGNDLITDESGSTRELAWYHRVKLLGKSAEFWGDSLKAGTALMVEGKLEYRSWEQDGQKKSSLEIRADRLEVVSLEGKRGDLTVTDARGQSRLREGLNHVLLAGNLTRDPELRYTPQGTAVTRFSLAVNERFTSKGTEQEKTHYVDAQAWRDLAEWAAELKKGDGAFLIGRLVNDSWTAQDGTRRYTTRVEVSRLERLARGAGSGGAGSQGAPQGAPKGRAGKVDIEEGLEDFPPEEDLPF, from the coding sequence ATGGCAAAAGGCTTGAATCGCGTTTACCTAGTCGGCACCCTGACCCAAGACCCCGAGATGCGGTATACCCCCGGCGGCCTAGCCGTCCTCGAGCTCAACCTGGGGGGCAACGACCTCATTACCGACGAGTCCGGCAGCACCCGCGAGCTGGCCTGGTATCACCGGGTGAAGCTCTTGGGCAAGTCGGCGGAGTTCTGGGGGGATAGCCTCAAGGCAGGAACTGCCCTGATGGTAGAGGGCAAGCTCGAGTACCGAAGCTGGGAGCAAGACGGGCAGAAGAAAAGCAGCTTGGAAATCCGGGCGGATCGGCTCGAGGTGGTGAGCTTGGAAGGCAAACGCGGGGACCTCACCGTCACCGACGCCCGCGGGCAGTCTCGGCTGCGCGAAGGGCTCAACCATGTGCTGCTGGCGGGCAACCTGACCCGCGATCCCGAGCTGCGCTATACCCCCCAAGGAACCGCTGTGACCCGCTTTTCGCTGGCTGTCAACGAGCGCTTCACCAGCAAAGGGACGGAGCAGGAGAAGACCCACTACGTAGACGCGCAAGCCTGGAGGGACCTGGCCGAATGGGCCGCCGAACTCAAAAAAGGAGACGGGGCTTTCCTTATCGGACGCTTGGTCAATGACTCCTGGACAGCTCAGGATGGTACTCGCCGCTACACCACGCGTGTGGAGGTGAGCCGCCTGGAGCGCCTTGCTCGTGGAGCTGGTAGCGGTGGAGCTGGCTCCCAGGGCGCGCCGCAGGGTGCGCCGAAAGGCCGTGCGGGCAAGGTTGACATCGAAGAAGGCTTAGAAGACTTCCCACCAGAGGAGGATTTACCGTTTTGA
- the rpsR gene encoding 30S ribosomal protein S18, with amino-acid sequence MSSKKVSKPKPGGERAERGERGVRRSRKPKVAASLGEFSLTDYKNVEVLKRFLSETGKILPRRRTGLNAQEQRKIARTIKRARMLGLLPFTDKLVRK; translated from the coding sequence TTGAGCAGCAAAAAGGTTTCTAAACCCAAACCCGGAGGCGAACGGGCAGAGCGCGGCGAGCGCGGGGTGCGCCGCAGCCGCAAACCCAAGGTGGCCGCCTCCTTAGGTGAGTTCAGCCTAACTGACTACAAGAACGTAGAGGTCTTGAAGCGCTTCTTGTCGGAGACTGGCAAGATTTTGCCGCGCCGCCGCACGGGCTTGAACGCTCAGGAGCAGCGCAAGATTGCCCGCACCATCAAGCGGGCGCGGATGCTGGGGCTCTTGCCCTTCACCGACAAGCTAGTGCGTAAATAG
- the rplI gene encoding 50S ribosomal protein L9, which yields MKVILLEPMENLGDVGAVVNVKPGYARNYLLPRGLATLASESNLRALEAKIRAQAKRSAERKAEAERLKELLEPLTLTMKVKAGESKIYGSVTARDIAEALEVQHQIKIDPKRLVLEKPIKELGEYTLAYKPHPEVPITLKVSVQAAKE from the coding sequence ATGAAGGTAATTTTGCTCGAGCCCATGGAGAATCTGGGCGACGTTGGGGCTGTGGTCAATGTAAAGCCCGGCTACGCCCGCAACTACTTGCTACCGCGTGGCCTAGCTACGTTAGCCAGCGAGTCCAACCTGCGGGCCCTGGAGGCCAAGATCCGTGCCCAGGCCAAGCGTTCTGCCGAGCGCAAGGCCGAGGCCGAGCGCCTCAAGGAACTTCTCGAGCCCCTCACCCTGACCATGAAGGTCAAGGCTGGGGAGTCCAAGATCTACGGTTCGGTGACCGCCCGCGATATAGCCGAAGCTCTCGAGGTCCAGCATCAGATCAAGATAGACCCGAAACGGCTGGTATTGGAAAAACCCATCAAGGAGCTGGGCGAGTATACCTTGGCGTACAAACCGCACCCGGAGGTACCCATAACCCTCAAGGTGAGCGTGCAGGCCGCTAAAGAGTAA
- a CDS encoding YIP1 family protein, with translation MNPSASITDTIRNMWSQSVQVLSKPSVATFEQYENKGGLREALIYVLVASILAGVFGLEGGVRGFLSGIVGTIVGFLAFTYLVFYFGKSQGGTGSLDQVAYTFALFWAPITVLFSVVALLLIITLVGIFLLPLLGLVTLAVNVYFAYLAVQSSMNLRESGKIWLTLLVAAVGTFVVNLIVGAIIR, from the coding sequence ATGAACCCCAGCGCGTCCATTACCGATACGATCCGGAATATGTGGAGCCAGAGCGTGCAGGTGCTTAGCAAGCCCAGCGTCGCCACCTTCGAACAGTACGAAAACAAAGGTGGCCTGCGCGAGGCTTTGATCTACGTGCTGGTGGCCTCGATCCTCGCCGGGGTGTTCGGCCTTGAGGGTGGAGTAAGGGGCTTTCTCAGCGGGATCGTGGGGACCATCGTAGGGTTCTTAGCCTTCACCTATTTGGTCTTCTACTTTGGCAAAAGCCAAGGTGGAACCGGCAGCCTAGACCAGGTGGCGTATACCTTTGCTCTATTCTGGGCCCCTATTACGGTGCTTTTCTCAGTGGTGGCGCTACTTTTAATCATTACCCTGGTTGGCATATTCCTGCTGCCGCTTTTAGGGCTTGTAACCCTGGCGGTCAACGTCTACTTCGCTTACTTAGCGGTGCAATCCAGCATGAACCTGCGGGAAAGCGGCAAGATCTGGCTTACGCTGCTGGTAGCGGCGGTGGGAACCTTCGTGGTTAATCTTATCGTAGGCGCAATCATCCGGTAG
- the lipB gene encoding lipoyl(octanoyl) transferase LipB, which yields MLKGVNLGCSFQVEDLGLLPYLEAWERQKTVHAEVVEGRRPPTLLLVEHPRVLTLGRGADGRNLLFPEEWYRTQGFELYWVERGGDVTYHGPGQLVGYPIFPVGRRVRDFLRQIERAVIQVAEAYGVSAYPSPGYAGVWVRTRDPFGLEHEEKLCAIGVAVKQDVAFHGFALNVNTNLEDFSVIVPCGLVGKGVTSLQKLLGREVPLEEVKARVVEAFKTEFSKNSSAYDVGRAT from the coding sequence ATGCTTAAGGGCGTGAACCTGGGGTGTAGTTTTCAGGTGGAGGACCTGGGGCTCCTGCCCTACCTAGAGGCTTGGGAGCGCCAAAAGACAGTCCACGCCGAGGTGGTAGAGGGGCGGCGCCCCCCGACTTTGCTCCTCGTCGAGCACCCAAGGGTGCTCACCCTGGGGCGCGGGGCCGACGGGCGCAACCTGCTCTTCCCCGAGGAGTGGTACCGGACCCAGGGCTTCGAGCTGTACTGGGTCGAGCGCGGGGGCGACGTGACCTATCACGGCCCAGGCCAGTTGGTGGGTTACCCGATCTTCCCGGTGGGGCGGCGGGTACGCGACTTTTTGCGGCAGATCGAGCGGGCGGTGATCCAGGTGGCCGAGGCCTATGGGGTTTCCGCCTACCCTAGCCCTGGTTACGCTGGGGTGTGGGTCAGGACTCGCGACCCCTTCGGCCTCGAGCACGAGGAAAAACTCTGCGCCATCGGGGTGGCGGTGAAGCAGGACGTGGCCTTCCACGGCTTTGCCCTGAACGTCAACACGAACCTCGAGGACTTCTCGGTGATCGTTCCCTGCGGCCTGGTGGGCAAGGGGGTGACTTCACTGCAAAAACTACTGGGCCGGGAGGTCCCGTTGGAGGAAGTGAAGGCCCGGGTGGTCGAAGCGTTCAAAACCGAGTTTTCGAAGAATTCTTCAGCGTACGACGTAGGACGTGCGACGTAG